One window from the genome of Sulfolobales archaeon encodes:
- the psmB gene encoding archaeal proteasome endopeptidase complex subunit beta, protein MRGAVKGTTTVGLVTKEAVVMGADKRATSGMYIAHKNVRKIEPIDNRAALTIAGLVADAQTIADFLRYRSRLYYITTGMPMSIKAMASLLALVLNSSKYYPFIVQLLLGGIDDRPRLYQIELFGDVTEEKYVATGSGSPIAIGVLESGYSEDLSVEQAVNLAREAITASIKRDAYTGEGIDVVVITKQGIKSLYFPVK, encoded by the coding sequence ATGAGAGGAGCTGTTAAGGGGACAACCACCGTGGGTCTTGTAACCAAGGAGGCAGTTGTTATGGGGGCTGATAAGAGGGCTACTTCTGGTATGTATATAGCTCATAAGAATGTTAGAAAAATCGAGCCTATAGATAATAGGGCTGCGCTAACCATAGCCGGGCTTGTTGCTGATGCACAGACTATAGCTGATTTCCTGAGATATAGATCTAGGCTATATTATATAACAACTGGGATGCCCATGAGTATAAAGGCTATGGCGAGCCTCCTAGCCCTAGTGCTTAACAGCTCTAAGTACTATCCATTCATAGTCCAGCTCCTCCTAGGCGGGATAGATGATAGGCCGAGGCTATACCAGATAGAGCTCTTCGGAGATGTGACTGAGGAGAAATATGTTGCAACTGGGAGTGGGAGCCCAATAGCTATAGGTGTCCTCGAATCAGGATACTCAGAAGATCTATCTGTTGAGCAAGCTGTAAACCTAGCTAGAGAGGCTATAACAGCCTCTATAAAGAGAGATGCATACACGGGAGAGGGTATAGATGTGGTTGTGATAACAAAGCAGGGGATCAAAAGCCTCTACTTCCCAGTTAAATAG
- a CDS encoding methyltransferase domain-containing protein, whose product MVGRGLRGVSYRDLLAGVVPSDVLPRLPRSFDIIGDIALIRLDDDLIAYGREVAEAIMRIHRGVRAVYARRSVEGSLRIQGIIHIGGERRTTTIYRENGILFSVDIASMYVNTRLASERLRIAQEIADGSLVLDLFSGYGGFALNIAKIRRAEVVANDINPYAVEHMKRSIAMNRLRGSVYPVISDSRNPPLRGEFDVVIADNPTNIEPFTDVIADLLKRGGKAYIYILAESPGNAIETIHRGTSRLEVRSCTEMKEYSPKLTIYRCIAHKT is encoded by the coding sequence TTGGTTGGTAGAGGTTTGAGAGGTGTTAGCTATAGGGATCTTCTAGCCGGTGTTGTTCCTAGTGATGTTTTGCCTCGCCTCCCTAGGAGTTTTGATATTATAGGGGATATAGCTTTGATCAGGCTTGATGATGATTTGATTGCCTATGGGAGGGAGGTTGCCGAGGCTATTATGAGGATCCATAGGGGTGTTAGGGCTGTATATGCTAGGAGATCTGTTGAGGGTTCTCTGAGGATCCAGGGTATAATCCATATAGGGGGTGAGAGGAGAACCACAACTATATATAGGGAGAACGGTATTCTCTTCTCAGTTGATATAGCTTCTATGTATGTTAACACAAGGCTTGCTAGTGAGAGGCTGAGGATTGCTCAGGAGATTGCTGATGGAAGCCTAGTCCTAGATCTCTTCTCAGGCTATGGAGGCTTTGCACTCAACATAGCTAAGATTAGAAGGGCCGAGGTTGTTGCAAACGATATAAACCCATATGCTGTGGAGCATATGAAGAGATCCATAGCTATGAACAGGCTCAGAGGATCTGTATATCCAGTTATATCAGACTCTAGAAACCCACCCCTAAGAGGGGAATTCGACGTAGTCATAGCGGATAACCCAACAAATATAGAGCCTTTCACAGACGTTATAGCCGATCTACTTAAAAGGGGTGGAAAGGCATATATCTATATACTAGCTGAAAGCCCAGGAAATGCTATTGAAACAATCCATAGAGGAACATCTAGACTTGAGGTAAGATCATGCACCGAGATGAAAGAATACTCACCAAAGCTTACAATATATAGATGTATAGCACATAAAACCTAG
- a CDS encoding class I SAM-dependent methyltransferase has product MSVIDFFQEEVFPEHFRGKRVLEVGSRYVNGSVRPMIQRFLNPSEYIGIDIEPGKYVDLILPAEKIVERFGEESFDTIISTEVLEHVHNWRIVISQMKRALKPGGFLYITTRSKGFPFHSYPYDFWRYEPRDMISIFRDFKIYRLKRDPEAPGVFLIAQKPFKWIPANLEEIELYSMILGRRTRDIPTIDDIPLTRKIIVNTKKKIEETRLLEAALPRAVLWALNRLSS; this is encoded by the coding sequence ATGTCTGTGATTGACTTCTTTCAGGAGGAGGTTTTTCCTGAGCATTTTAGGGGTAAGAGGGTTCTAGAGGTTGGGAGTAGGTATGTTAATGGGAGTGTCAGGCCTATGATCCAGAGGTTTTTAAATCCTAGTGAGTATATAGGGATTGATATTGAGCCGGGTAAATATGTAGATCTAATACTGCCTGCTGAAAAGATCGTTGAGAGGTTTGGTGAGGAGAGTTTCGATACAATTATATCTACAGAGGTTCTTGAACATGTTCATAATTGGAGGATCGTGATCTCACAGATGAAAAGGGCTTTGAAGCCAGGGGGTTTCCTATATATAACAACAAGATCTAAGGGATTCCCCTTCCACTCATACCCCTATGACTTTTGGAGATACGAGCCGAGGGATATGATCTCTATATTCAGGGACTTCAAAATATATAGACTTAAAAGGGATCCCGAGGCCCCTGGAGTCTTTCTAATAGCTCAGAAGCCTTTTAAATGGATCCCAGCTAATCTCGAAGAGATCGAGCTCTACTCAATGATCCTTGGGAGAAGAACTAGAGATATCCCCACGATAGACGATATACCTCTTACCAGAAAGATCATAGTCAATACTAAGAAGAAGATTGAAGAGACTAGATTATTAGAGGCAGCACTACCTCGGGCAGTCTTATGGGCTTTGAACAGGCTCTCATCATAG
- a CDS encoding glycosyltransferase family 2 protein — protein MKCITLLTFTLNSARDLERLLKNHVDIVDEILVIDNFSQDDTIEVAKKYGAKVFQVKPRGCVEPNRMFGVKRASCDWVLYLDVDEILSPRLRRDLRSIVIDASRKGYAALSIAEANLDSSGRLLLGPFWPDRHIRIYQRDKVVYKGIIHEHPRIMGRIMDLPANIYYIVHLANLNSYSRKIKIKKILNYARLEAIMKKSLGYRNPIAKTLLYLSPLSIPLIWLYINARTILKGYPINTPALIEAFYNYALYLGIAQFFMNICGKRKREIAKKVQEIGLIQLLRVE, from the coding sequence ATGAAGTGCATAACGCTCCTTACATTTACCCTTAACTCAGCTAGAGATCTAGAGAGACTTCTTAAAAACCATGTAGATATAGTTGATGAGATCCTAGTCATAGACAACTTTTCTCAAGACGATACGATAGAAGTTGCAAAGAAATACGGTGCTAAGGTATTCCAGGTAAAGCCTCGAGGATGCGTTGAGCCTAATAGGATGTTCGGTGTAAAGAGGGCTTCATGCGACTGGGTTCTGTATCTCGATGTTGATGAGATTCTTTCTCCGAGACTCAGAAGAGATCTTAGATCTATTGTTATCGATGCTAGCAGAAAGGGCTATGCAGCCCTCAGTATTGCAGAGGCTAATCTCGATTCTAGTGGAAGGCTGCTCCTAGGCCCTTTCTGGCCTGACAGGCATATCAGGATATATCAGAGAGATAAGGTTGTGTATAAGGGTATTATACATGAGCATCCCAGAATTATGGGAAGAATAATGGATCTTCCTGCTAATATATATTACATTGTTCATTTAGCGAATCTTAATAGTTATTCTAGGAAAATTAAGATCAAAAAGATCCTTAACTATGCCAGGCTAGAGGCTATAATGAAGAAGAGCCTCGGCTATAGGAATCCGATAGCAAAAACACTATTATACCTCTCACCACTCAGCATACCTCTTATATGGCTCTACATAAATGCTAGAACGATTTTAAAAGGATATCCAATCAACACCCCGGCACTTATCGAGGCATTCTATAACTATGCACTTTATCTAGGTATAGCCCAGTTCTTTATGAATATTTGTGGCAAAAGGAAAAGAGAGATCGCTAAAAAAGTCCAGGAAATAGGGCTTATCCAGCTACTCAGAGTAGAATAG
- a CDS encoding class I SAM-dependent methyltransferase — MESSLLYLKGGCSGYLQRGLSLRKFFSYSVRDPSYLGLSLLGLHVVDAVRLSRFLGISSRRALDLYREALDLELLRHIKARYMLAERLSSVGGGLDLYLAPYLYTIVRVLRSKVVVETGVGPGVSTCFILLALERNGAGELFSIDLPETDQEIYISMGMAKEFYRYLPEGWTPRWLVLNRLKRRWHLVLGDSKRLLPKLLRDLGSIDMFLHNSLHTYEHMIFEYTIAWKHLTPEGILASYDVDWNSDFEDFCRAVGARRVIIKWRLRLASL, encoded by the coding sequence TTGGAAAGCTCACTGCTATATTTAAAAGGAGGGTGCTCAGGGTATCTCCAGAGGGGGCTGAGCCTCAGAAAATTTTTCTCCTATAGTGTTAGAGACCCCAGTTATCTGGGTCTTTCTCTACTAGGTCTTCATGTTGTTGATGCTGTGAGGCTTTCTAGGTTTCTGGGTATAAGCTCTAGACGCGCTCTTGATCTCTATAGAGAGGCCTTGGATCTGGAGCTGCTGAGACATATTAAGGCTAGATATATGCTTGCGGAGAGGCTTTCAAGTGTTGGGGGTGGTTTGGATCTCTATCTAGCACCATATTTATATACAATTGTCAGGGTTTTGAGGTCTAAGGTTGTTGTTGAGACCGGTGTTGGTCCTGGTGTTTCAACATGCTTTATTCTTCTAGCTCTTGAGAGGAACGGTGCTGGAGAGCTCTTCTCGATAGATCTTCCTGAGACTGATCAAGAGATCTATATTTCCATGGGGATGGCCAAAGAGTTCTATAGATACTTGCCAGAGGGTTGGACGCCCAGATGGCTTGTGCTGAATAGGTTGAAAAGGAGGTGGCACCTAGTCCTAGGGGATTCAAAAAGGCTTCTCCCAAAGCTTCTAAGAGATCTCGGATCGATAGACATGTTTCTACATAATAGCCTCCACACATATGAACACATGATCTTCGAATACACCATTGCATGGAAACACCTAACCCCAGAAGGGATCCTAGCCAGCTATGATGTAGATTGGAACAGCGATTTCGAAGACTTCTGCAGAGCTGTCGGTGCTAGGAGAGTTATAATAAAATGGAGACTCAGGCTAGCATCTCTCTAA
- a CDS encoding glycosyltransferase family 4 protein: MNVSLNNLSILDPGTTLGEEDQRIIKLINRSSLSKSNIVLYSARVAPEKGLIEAFYAFRIIARKMPNLKLIVTSHLETSIERALRALARRLGIHDKVEFTGYLPREELFKLKARALVHLYPSHEDSVSYSVLESLALGTPVAAYDIPALRIDFLEKGAEGISLVEEFDVRGLAEEALKLIGQKASPPRFPSWNEIMEKELSMIKRLIDKG, encoded by the coding sequence AAAGAATAATTAAGTTGATCAATAGGAGTTCTCTTTCCAAGAGCAACATAGTACTATATTCAGCAAGGGTAGCTCCAGAGAAGGGGTTGATCGAAGCATTCTATGCTTTTAGAATTATAGCTCGAAAAATGCCCAATCTAAAGCTGATCGTGACTAGTCACCTCGAAACTAGTATTGAAAGAGCGCTTAGAGCTTTGGCTAGAAGGCTTGGGATCCATGATAAGGTTGAATTCACAGGGTACCTTCCTAGGGAGGAGCTATTTAAGTTGAAGGCAAGGGCATTAGTTCATCTCTACCCGAGTCACGAGGACTCTGTGTCATATTCTGTTCTCGAGTCTCTAGCTCTTGGGACCCCTGTTGCTGCTTATGATATTCCCGCTCTGAGAATTGACTTTCTCGAGAAAGGTGCTGAAGGGATATCGCTTGTCGAGGAGTTCGATGTTAGAGGCCTTGCCGAGGAGGCTCTCAAGTTGATAGGTCAGAAGGCGTCACCACCTAGATTCCCTTCGTGGAATGAGATCATGGAGAAGGAGCTGAGCATGATAAAGAGACTTATAGATAAAGGCTAA